In Treponema denticola, one genomic interval encodes:
- a CDS encoding extracellular solute-binding protein codes for MKTLKRLTMLILLVSVALGMIACGGTGADGGAAAKGPIAKAEAIMAEETAAGVPDFNSPPVEDKNLKVSGMPEEVVWITSYPKDLSSKGTKKGGTLHLTLGEYPTTFRYVGPESNTSTRGLMWPHAVFLNTNPETQEYMPYAATHWAFGADNQTVYYKLNEHMKWSDGVPCTADDFVFAWESFCSPNLEAPWYNNYYSKLEVKKINDYCVSVKYLESNQLPKVSLVDATNFNPRPKHFHNGEVKKGWYNEYNWKVEPTTGAYVVNPDKSVQGEMLIVEKVKDWWGHEYPHWNNRCNIDTIEYKVITGGQDMVENYFWNGELDFFAMNIPATWRRCATNENVTKGYVDRWVVNYLPLQGIQGVFFNTQYPLFSNKKVRQAMYYAIDIQGMIDQALYGEYKRYHNIGLGQVWGGVDFNDHTIKKPDFNPETARKMLGEAGYTVVGSDGILQNAKGDRVSFELLYSWPHHTERLSILKEQAKKAGVEIELKMMESGAFNTVLNKKHQAWWGAMSTGYEPSYWQYFSKANAEKVSTNNSFGWWSEEMEKLLAFEESGPPLAEKAENNKKIERLVHEEALVLPHYYLDFLRSGVWKWIRMPSWGNRKLDIDADFLEYWGYMWIDEDIRQEVLKAKAEGKTFEPRVWTPSTRYISE; via the coding sequence ATGAAAACATTGAAAAGATTAACTATGTTAATTCTTTTGGTTTCAGTTGCTCTCGGAATGATCGCTTGCGGCGGTACCGGAGCTGACGGCGGAGCTGCTGCAAAGGGCCCCATCGCTAAGGCTGAAGCAATTATGGCAGAGGAAACTGCTGCAGGTGTACCCGATTTTAATTCACCGCCTGTAGAGGACAAGAACCTCAAGGTTTCAGGTATGCCTGAGGAAGTAGTTTGGATTACAAGTTATCCGAAAGACTTATCGTCGAAAGGTACAAAGAAGGGCGGAACATTACATCTTACTTTGGGTGAGTATCCTACAACATTTAGATATGTAGGTCCCGAGTCGAACACCAGTACAAGAGGTTTAATGTGGCCCCACGCTGTGTTCCTAAATACAAACCCTGAAACACAGGAGTACATGCCCTATGCTGCAACCCACTGGGCATTCGGTGCCGATAATCAGACTGTTTACTACAAACTTAATGAGCATATGAAGTGGTCTGACGGTGTTCCCTGTACGGCAGATGACTTTGTTTTTGCTTGGGAATCTTTCTGTTCTCCCAACCTTGAAGCTCCATGGTACAATAACTACTACAGCAAACTCGAAGTTAAAAAAATTAATGACTACTGTGTTTCCGTTAAGTATTTGGAATCGAATCAGTTACCCAAAGTATCTCTTGTAGATGCTACTAACTTTAATCCCAGACCCAAGCATTTCCATAACGGCGAAGTTAAAAAGGGTTGGTACAATGAGTATAACTGGAAGGTTGAGCCTACAACAGGTGCTTATGTTGTAAATCCCGATAAGAGTGTTCAGGGTGAAATGCTCATTGTTGAAAAAGTTAAGGACTGGTGGGGGCATGAATATCCTCACTGGAATAACCGCTGTAACATTGATACAATCGAGTACAAGGTTATCACCGGCGGACAGGATATGGTTGAAAACTATTTCTGGAACGGAGAACTTGACTTCTTTGCTATGAATATTCCTGCAACATGGAGAAGATGTGCTACAAACGAGAATGTTACCAAAGGTTATGTAGATCGCTGGGTTGTAAACTATCTCCCCTTACAGGGTATTCAGGGTGTCTTCTTTAATACCCAGTACCCCTTGTTCAGCAATAAGAAAGTTCGACAGGCTATGTATTATGCTATCGACATTCAGGGCATGATCGATCAGGCTCTCTATGGCGAATATAAGCGATATCACAACATCGGTTTAGGCCAGGTATGGGGCGGTGTAGATTTTAATGACCACACAATTAAAAAGCCTGATTTTAATCCTGAGACAGCCAGAAAAATGCTCGGAGAAGCCGGCTATACTGTTGTAGGTTCTGACGGAATCTTACAAAATGCAAAAGGTGACAGAGTTTCTTTTGAACTCTTGTATTCATGGCCTCACCATACAGAGCGCTTGTCAATCCTTAAAGAGCAGGCTAAAAAAGCCGGTGTAGAAATTGAGCTTAAGATGATGGAAAGCGGTGCTTTTAATACCGTTCTTAACAAAAAACACCAGGCCTGGTGGGGCGCTATGAGCACAGGTTATGAGCCCTCATATTGGCAGTATTTCTCAAAGGCTAATGCTGAAAAGGTAAGTACAAACAACTCTTTCGGTTGGTGGAGCGAAGAGATGGAAAAACTTCTTGCATTTGAAGAGTCAGGACCGCCCTTGGCAGAAAAGGCTGAAAACAACAAGAAGATTGAACGCCTTGTACACGAAGAAGCCTTGGTTCTCCCCCACTACTATCTCGACTTCTTGAGAAGCGGTGTTTGGAAGTGGATAAGAATGCCTTCTTGGGGTAATAGAAAGCTGGATATTGATGCCGACTTCTTAGAGTACTGGGGTTATATGTGGATTGATGAAGATATCCGCCAAGAGGTTCTTAAGGCAAAAGCTGAAGGTAAAACCTTTGAACCCCGTGTATGGACTCCTTCAACCCGCTATATCTCGGAATAA